A window from Acinonyx jubatus isolate Ajub_Pintada_27869175 chromosome E1, VMU_Ajub_asm_v1.0, whole genome shotgun sequence encodes these proteins:
- the MNT gene encoding max-binding protein MNT, with the protein MSIETLLEAARFLEWQAQQQQRAREEQERLRLEREREQEQKKASSLARLAHALPVEEPRIEAPPLPLSPPAPPPAPPPPLATPTPLTVIPIPVVTNSPQPLPPPPPLPPAAQPLPLAPRQPALVSTPGLSIKEAAPLPTRPQVPTPAPLLPDSKTTLPPTGSPKPLQPLPTPILTIAPHPGVQPQLAPQQPPPPTLGTLKLAPAEEVKSSEQKKRPGGIGTREVHNKLEKNRRAHLKECFETLKRNIPNVDDKKTSNLSVLRTALRYIQSLKRKEKEYEHEMERLAREKIATQQRLAELKHELSQWMDVLEIDRVLRQTGQPEDDQASTSTASEGEDNIDEDMEEDQAGLGPPKLSHRPHPELPKPPPSTAPAPLPPHPHPHSQPVALSPVHLPGQQPPPQQKTPLPAPPPPPAAPAQTLVPAPAHLVAAAGGGSTVIAHTATTHASVIQTVNHVLQGPGGKHIAHIAPSAPSPAVQLAPATPPIGHITVHPATLNHVAHLGSQLPLYPQPVAVSQPVAVSHIAHTLSHQQVNGTAGLGPPATVMAKPAVGAQVVHHPQLVGQTVLNPVTMVTMPSFPVSTLKLA; encoded by the exons AGGAGCAGGAGCGGCTTCGCTTGGAgcgggagagggagcaggagcagAAGAAGGCCAGCAGCCTGGCCAGGCTGGCCCATGCCCTGCCCGTGGAGGAGCCCCGCATTGAAGCACCACCCCTACCTCTGTCCCCTCCGGCACCCCcgccagcacccccacccccacttgccacccccaccccactgacTGTCATTCCTATTCCAGTAGTGACCAACTCTCCTcaacctctgcccccacccccaccactgcctcctgcagcccagcctctgcccctggCGCCCCGCCAGCCAGCCCTGGTTAGCACCCCTGGACTCAGCATTAAGGAGGCTGCCCCCCTGCCCACCAGGCCACAGgtgcccacccctgctcccctgctgccGGACTCCAAGACCACCCTTCCGCCCACTGGCAGCCCTAAGCCtctgcagcccctccccacccctatcCTGACCATAGCACCACACCCTGGAGTCCAGCCCCAGCTGGCCCCCCAgcagccacccccacccactcTTGGGACCCTGAAGTTGGCACCAGCGGAAGAAGTCAAATCCAGCGAACAGAAGAAGAGGCCTGGGGG GATCGGAACCAGAGAAGTCCACAACAAATTGGAGAAGAacag gagGGCCCATCTGAAAGAATGCTTTGAGACCCTGAAGCGTAACATCCCCAACGTGGACGACAAGAAGACGTCGAATCTGAGTGTGCTGCGGACGGCGCTGCGGTACATCCAG TCtctgaagaggaaggagaaggaatacGAGCATGAGATGGAGCGGCTGGCGCGGGAGAAGATCGCCACACAGCAGCGGCTGGCGGAGCTCAAGCATGAGCTGAGCCAGTGGATGGACGTGCTGGAGATCGACCGTGTGCTTCGGCAGACTGGCCAGCCGGAGGACGACCAGGCCTCCACCTCTACGGCCTCTG AGGGTGAGGACAACATAGACGAGGATATGGAGGAGGATCAGGCCGGCCTGGGCCCACCTAAACTGAGCCATCGCCCCCACCCGGAGCTGCCGAAGCCACCGCCCAGCACCGCCCCCGCACCTCTGCCTCCCCATccacacccccactcccagcctgTGGCCCTGTCTCCTGTCCACCTGCCTGGGCAGCAGCCGCCGCCACAGCAGAAGACACCtctgccagcccctcctcccccaccggCTGCTCCTGCCCAGACGCTGGTGCCCGCTCCAGCCCATCTGGTGGCTGCAGCTGGTGGAGGTTCCACGGTCATCGCCCACACGGCCACCACCCACGCCTCAGTCATCCAGACTGTGAACCACGTTCTACAGGGGCCGGGCGGCAAGCACATCGCCCACATTGCCCCCTCggcccccagccctgctgtgCAGCTGGCACCTGCCACACCCCCCATTGGCCACATCACAGTGCACCCTGCCACCCTCAACCATGTGGCCCACCTCggctcccagctgcccctgtATCCACAGCCCGTGGCAGTGAGCCAGCCCGTGGCGGTGAGCCACATTGCCCACACCCTCTCACACCAGCAAGTGAATGGCACAGCGGGGCTGGGACCCCCAGCCACTGTCATGGCAAAGCCAGCTGTGGGGGCTCAGGTGGTGCACCACCCCCAGCTGGTGGGCCAGACAGTGCTCAACCCCGTGACCATGGTCACCATGCCCTCCTTCCCGGTCAGCACACTCAAGCTGGCTTGA